One region of Oceanipulchritudo coccoides genomic DNA includes:
- the amaB gene encoding L-piperidine-6-carboxylate dehydrogenase, which produces MEAQEGTGETLEKYSPIDGALTGTFKEASAGQVKETISRASAAFVALRKVPAPRRGEFVRRIGEALRTHKEALAGIVTLEAGKIHQEALGEVQEMIDICEFAVGLSRQLHGLTIASERPQHRLMEQWHPIGPVGVISAFNFPVAVWSWNAMLALVCGNPVIWKPSEKAPLCALACHALAMEARKGMDDIPEDVSSVLLGGRSTGEALVDDPRVPLISATGSIPMGRTVAQRVAARLGRSLLELGGNNGVIVMPSADLDMVLRGAVFAAAGTTGQRCTSLRRFIVHKDIQETCVKRLSKAFANLPVGDPRDPEILVGPLIDEGALANMQTTLEAARASGATVIGGDPITEKVPSGGVYVRPAIVTGLSPDHELVQKETFAPILYVLPFHNLEEAITIHNGVPQGLSSAIFTDRLIESERFLSSEGSDCGIANVNIGTSGAEIGGAFGGEKETGGGRESGSDAWKNYMRRQTVTINYSPELPLAQGIKFEI; this is translated from the coding sequence ATGGAAGCCCAGGAGGGAACAGGAGAAACCCTTGAAAAGTACAGCCCGATTGACGGTGCCTTGACAGGCACCTTCAAGGAAGCGTCTGCCGGACAGGTCAAGGAAACCATTTCAAGGGCCAGTGCGGCCTTTGTTGCCCTCCGCAAAGTTCCCGCCCCCCGAAGAGGCGAATTTGTGCGCCGCATCGGGGAAGCCCTCCGTACTCACAAGGAGGCCCTTGCCGGCATTGTCACATTGGAGGCTGGAAAGATTCATCAGGAGGCTCTGGGGGAAGTCCAGGAGATGATTGATATATGTGAGTTTGCGGTCGGCCTTTCCCGGCAGCTGCACGGTTTAACAATTGCCAGCGAGCGCCCGCAACACCGTTTGATGGAACAGTGGCATCCGATTGGCCCCGTGGGCGTTATTTCCGCCTTCAACTTCCCGGTCGCGGTCTGGTCATGGAATGCCATGCTGGCGCTGGTCTGCGGGAATCCGGTGATCTGGAAGCCTTCTGAGAAAGCCCCCTTGTGCGCCCTGGCCTGCCACGCCCTCGCGATGGAGGCCCGCAAGGGAATGGATGATATTCCGGAGGATGTCTCTTCTGTCCTTCTGGGCGGCAGGTCCACAGGTGAGGCACTGGTTGATGATCCTCGCGTACCCCTGATTTCGGCTACCGGTTCGATTCCCATGGGTCGTACGGTTGCCCAGCGGGTGGCGGCCCGTCTAGGCCGTAGCCTGCTCGAACTGGGAGGCAACAATGGGGTGATTGTCATGCCGTCCGCGGATTTGGATATGGTCCTTCGCGGGGCGGTATTTGCCGCAGCTGGCACAACGGGACAGCGCTGTACTTCTCTGAGGCGCTTCATCGTCCACAAGGATATTCAAGAAACATGTGTCAAGCGCCTGTCCAAGGCCTTTGCCAATCTCCCGGTCGGAGATCCGCGTGATCCGGAAATTCTGGTTGGTCCATTGATCGACGAGGGTGCGCTTGCCAATATGCAAACGACTCTGGAAGCGGCCCGTGCCAGCGGCGCCACGGTGATCGGAGGAGATCCCATCACGGAAAAAGTTCCTTCCGGTGGCGTTTATGTTCGCCCGGCAATTGTCACTGGGCTTTCGCCCGATCACGAACTTGTGCAGAAGGAAACATTCGCTCCCATTCTTTATGTTCTTCCTTTCCATAACCTCGAGGAGGCAATTACCATCCATAACGGCGTTCCGCAGGGATTGTCTTCCGCCATATTCACCGATCGTCTCATTGAGTCGGAGCGTTTCCTCTCCTCCGAGGGATCAGACTGTGGCATTGCCAATGTGAACATCGGGACATCCGGTGCGGAGATTGGCGGTGCATTCGGTGGCGAAAAGGAAACAGGAGGAGGCAGGGAATCCGGCTCGGATGCATGGAAAAACTACATGCGGCGCCAGACTGTCACGATCAATTACTCACCTGAATTGCCACTCGCCCAGGGGATTAAATTCGAGATTTGA
- a CDS encoding COG3014 family protein, producing MSPVRQKNAMLVRMHILALLWLACGISGCRSTAGLFLPVDNHPQLLNEARSAVLQQNPDALESILIDLERRTSTRSRMLYLLESGRLYELSGELEASMQKFSEASTLAENQDMEASFTATESLQQALAMVTNDRALPYKAKLFERLFLYYFQSLNYLQANQPQKARIELNKALRDMRWWKDNLPVLRNRADQMLDQKGIRANELPPGFDFNAGDESTSSSDNALVYYLSGLLHQASGDRDRAEIDYRNALAYIPDATPLLHALETLDEPRSGLSRLVIIHESDWVAAKVPYSISVYINRNLYSLSFPFYPESTKRWIIPDLPLRFDSSIPPQYPVLNLNTAAHRALQEEFPAILLRQALRMLAKHELQEEAREEDPWLGLAASIFSVLSDQPDLRSWLSLPASISLSDSTLPPGIYDVPNLGQVDLKPGQILLLRAISSQGAVIKVDSLAIPSYHSTQ from the coding sequence ATGTCTCCTGTCCGTCAAAAGAACGCCATGCTGGTCCGCATGCACATCCTTGCCCTGTTGTGGCTGGCATGTGGGATAAGTGGTTGCCGAAGTACGGCTGGCCTTTTTCTTCCCGTTGACAACCATCCCCAACTGCTGAACGAGGCGCGCAGTGCTGTCCTTCAGCAAAATCCAGACGCGCTCGAGTCAATCCTGATCGATTTGGAGAGACGAACCTCTACTCGCTCGAGAATGCTCTACCTCCTTGAGTCGGGTCGGCTTTACGAGCTTTCGGGAGAACTTGAAGCCAGTATGCAAAAGTTTTCCGAGGCAAGTACTCTCGCGGAGAACCAGGACATGGAAGCGTCTTTCACGGCGACTGAGTCGCTTCAGCAGGCCCTTGCCATGGTTACAAATGACAGGGCCCTGCCCTACAAGGCCAAGCTCTTTGAAAGGCTGTTTCTTTACTATTTTCAAAGTCTGAATTACCTGCAAGCAAACCAACCGCAAAAGGCACGCATTGAATTGAACAAGGCTCTGCGCGATATGCGGTGGTGGAAGGACAATCTTCCCGTCCTCCGAAATCGGGCTGACCAGATGCTCGACCAAAAAGGCATACGGGCAAATGAGTTGCCACCTGGGTTTGACTTTAATGCAGGCGACGAATCTACCTCCAGCTCGGACAATGCCTTGGTTTATTACCTCAGCGGACTGCTGCATCAGGCATCTGGCGACAGGGACCGGGCGGAAATTGATTACCGGAACGCCCTTGCTTACATTCCGGACGCCACTCCCCTTCTTCATGCCCTTGAGACGCTGGACGAACCACGGTCTGGATTGTCCCGTCTGGTCATTATTCACGAATCAGATTGGGTAGCGGCCAAAGTCCCCTACAGCATCTCAGTTTACATCAACCGGAACCTCTACAGTCTGAGTTTCCCTTTTTATCCAGAATCAACAAAGCGCTGGATTATCCCCGATTTGCCTCTTCGTTTTGATTCATCAATTCCGCCACAGTATCCTGTTCTTAACCTGAACACTGCCGCTCATCGGGCACTGCAGGAGGAGTTCCCTGCCATTCTCCTCCGGCAAGCCTTGCGCATGCTGGCAAAACACGAACTGCAGGAAGAAGCACGCGAGGAAGATCCCTGGCTCGGCCTTGCGGCATCCATTTTCTCCGTCCTCTCGGATCAGCCGGATTTGCGTAGCTGGCTCAGCCTTCCAGCCTCAATCTCCCTCAGCGATTCCACTCTGCCACCGGGTATCTATGATGTCCCAAACCTTGGACAGGTGGATCTTAAACCGGGCCAAATTCTCCTGCTTCGCGCGATCAGTTCACAAGGCGCTGTAATCAAGGTTGATTCCCTCGCCATTCCGTCATACCATTCAACACAATGA
- a CDS encoding DUF1425 domain-containing protein: MKIQFCITIALLTLVGCQTSQPVGEVYDGETRLITYTGVGLNIEGRLNDEGTLDPAPFVGQFLPSQDMKIVGARATSTPNGFPRVQFSIESRRDKTSAVQYRFTWYDREGFVVQQDQNPWQSLHLAGREVADIESIARSNRAKAFRLIIRPLEFKK; the protein is encoded by the coding sequence ATGAAAATACAATTTTGCATTACAATCGCATTGCTGACTCTCGTCGGTTGCCAAACAAGTCAACCCGTGGGTGAGGTATATGACGGTGAGACCCGTCTGATCACCTATACCGGCGTGGGCCTTAATATTGAGGGACGACTCAACGACGAGGGCACACTCGACCCGGCCCCGTTTGTCGGGCAGTTTCTTCCCAGCCAGGACATGAAGATTGTCGGTGCCCGTGCCACCTCGACACCCAATGGATTTCCCCGAGTGCAATTTTCCATTGAGAGCAGGAGGGACAAGACTTCAGCGGTTCAATATCGCTTTACCTGGTATGACCGGGAAGGCTTTGTCGTTCAGCAGGACCAGAATCCATGGCAGTCTCTCCATCTGGCCGGACGCGAAGTGGCTGACATTGAGTCCATCGCCCGGTCAAACCGCGCAAAGGCCTTCCGTTTGATTATTCGTCCCCTCGAATTCAAGAAATAG
- the lpoB gene encoding penicillin-binding protein activator LpoB, whose translation MKSILPISILLLGSLILTGCTSKVRTVDPSDPTVQTMDINQADINDAARNMVNSMLNSPSLASVTARADKPTIVILPVRLDATSLTNSNINTEALTTLVRGQVINSGTFQFVDKTRRNDIADEIWYQQESGAVKQSTAAQVGQQIGADYILEGTLSGFDDFNQKTRRVGYVLTLTLQDIESGIITWQETQQIAKEQKKGLFGW comes from the coding sequence ATGAAATCAATTCTACCCATTTCCATTCTCCTCCTCGGATCGCTTATCTTGACCGGTTGCACATCCAAGGTGCGCACCGTCGATCCTTCCGATCCAACGGTTCAAACCATGGATATCAACCAGGCGGACATCAATGACGCCGCCCGTAACATGGTGAATTCCATGCTGAATTCCCCTTCCCTGGCCAGCGTTACGGCCCGGGCCGACAAGCCAACTATTGTGATTCTTCCGGTTCGCCTCGATGCGACCAGCTTGACCAACTCCAATATCAACACGGAAGCCCTCACCACTCTCGTCCGCGGACAAGTCATCAATTCGGGAACCTTCCAGTTTGTCGACAAGACAAGACGCAACGACATTGCTGATGAAATCTGGTACCAACAAGAGTCCGGAGCCGTCAAACAGAGCACCGCCGCACAGGTGGGCCAGCAGATTGGTGCAGACTATATTCTTGAAGGCACCTTGTCAGGCTTTGATGATTTCAACCAGAAGACGCGGCGCGTTGGTTATGTACTGACATTGACACTACAGGATATTGAATCCGGCATCATTACCTGGCAGGAAACCCAGCAAATCGCCAAGGAACAGAAAAAGGGTCTCTTTGGTTGGTAG
- a CDS encoding glycosyl hydrolase, which translates to MRPLFRINTLAILATSFVAAVTVESAIVPVDSGSYTTTFPGTDIAGRNGIPGGTPQLSGNALGRPVPTNDWWSKLLNSNHADNLFNYPMAMRTLPGGLDIGLVEPVSTANGSSEPQSPFNNIVVGVSGLAATQATVNDYSDWTVTIGWDSGGHSLRATTGIGMPFVYFTKGDEDIASITVEVGTVSIVGETLVISNSEDGASFAVYGPADSVWSQAGSTYTSSLDGENYWSMAILPAGTPATNAAAWRQYAFVEPTNTAVAWTYDEASATLRTDFTTTVTVHEESGTSVIQGLLPHQWSRLSADSPALTGQSLSSIRGELKLIASNTFATERAFQGILPTLPAVGSTSPGFSPAKLHEKIILMEDDTLATWTDSYNEGQVMNRLIQTARAAHETGDIVARDKMIATVKERLEDWLTAEIGEVAFLFYYQPTWTAMIGYPAGHGQDNNLNDHHFHWGYFIHAAAFMEQFEPGWASQWGGMVDLLVRDAASPDRNDPLFPFLRSFSPFAGHAWANGFATFPFGNDQESSSESMQFNSSLIHWGAVTGNTAIRDLGIYLYTTEQTAIEEYWLDINNRTFKPGYGYSLASRIWGNGYDNQTFWTGDIAAAYGIELYPIHGGSFYLGENTAYAASLWTEMTQNTGILQQAANDNLWHDIYWQFLAFTDPAAAIALYDANPSRNLKFGVSDAQTYYWLHSMNALGQIDSSVTADDPLAVVFNKEGTKTYVAHNYSTSPKTVQFSDGASLLVAPSSLATSVDLPFSGSISTPFSTAPAGNTVPLTITIEGDDSSLTSVEFYDGSNWIGTLYEAPYTLQTEALSLGSHTFYARLYAGTEFAITGLTTVKVGDAFPFTGTPIQLPGTFEAGAYDLFEGGVGQGITYQDASVGNNGDYRTSEYVDASSDANEGAVVGWISDGEWLEYTVDVATSGLYSMDFRYASGNDAGGGPLFLELDGRIASPQKTVPTTGGWSTFATQTLNNIELREGIHVLRLNFAAGELNLGRLTFTYTGPLGYQPPVADAGIDGTVVIPATTATLDGSGSTAPSGGTLSYFWEQVTGPAVATISSPTDPIPSVTDMVANGIYRFKLTIDDGANEDFDEVEILRGDLAARPPTVSILSPSSGSNGLAGQALTINMAANDPDGEVVRVDLFNGDTWLGSLTEAPYTFEWYPPEGTHSLSAEVVDSDNLTATSSTVSFTANPPQPCTEASTSGNFAYEFSSTGESHSITFIPSRSGVGANIVIFYYGIGGGPYPGYIISPNTPFSLNVSDGDTIGFYFTYSVPEGGERNSIDENASYTIGTCGVPIETDPDIALLNWQNEHFDPVDLANPALEGSLWGAFADPDKDGLLNTFEFITGEDPLVANEYPLNLHTNPVTGKVMIRYPWRAGLPAELGWISWSHDLATWSDSGTTTSAVNMKDGVELREVSIEAMDTNPDLPIFIRMETTP; encoded by the coding sequence ATGCGACCCTTGTTTCGAATCAATACCCTTGCCATTCTTGCCACGTCTTTCGTTGCAGCAGTTACTGTTGAGTCAGCGATTGTTCCTGTAGACAGCGGCAGTTACACGACCACCTTTCCGGGGACGGACATTGCTGGCCGGAACGGGATTCCTGGCGGAACACCCCAACTCAGCGGTAACGCGCTGGGCCGCCCTGTTCCGACGAATGACTGGTGGTCAAAGCTGCTGAACAGCAACCACGCGGATAACCTGTTCAATTATCCGATGGCGATGCGCACCTTGCCGGGCGGTCTGGACATAGGCCTTGTTGAGCCCGTTTCGACAGCAAACGGCAGCTCGGAACCACAGAGTCCCTTCAACAATATCGTTGTGGGTGTGAGCGGATTGGCTGCAACACAGGCAACGGTAAACGATTACTCCGACTGGACGGTGACCATTGGCTGGGATTCGGGCGGGCATTCATTGCGCGCAACCACTGGTATCGGCATGCCATTTGTCTACTTCACAAAAGGTGATGAAGACATTGCGTCGATAACCGTGGAGGTGGGGACTGTCAGTATTGTCGGAGAAACCCTTGTGATTTCCAATTCGGAGGACGGGGCCAGCTTTGCCGTCTATGGCCCGGCTGATTCGGTCTGGTCGCAAGCGGGGAGTACATACACCTCCTCGCTCGACGGCGAAAACTACTGGTCGATGGCAATTCTTCCGGCTGGTACGCCAGCGACGAATGCAGCAGCTTGGAGGCAGTATGCGTTTGTTGAACCAACAAATACCGCAGTTGCGTGGACCTATGATGAGGCCAGCGCAACCCTGCGGACAGATTTCACGACAACCGTTACCGTGCATGAAGAAAGCGGAACGTCCGTCATTCAAGGGTTGCTTCCGCACCAATGGTCGCGTTTGAGCGCTGATTCTCCTGCGCTGACTGGTCAATCACTTTCCTCAATCCGCGGAGAATTGAAGCTGATCGCTTCCAACACCTTCGCCACTGAGCGCGCTTTTCAGGGAATATTGCCAACCTTGCCAGCGGTTGGTTCAACCAGTCCTGGATTCAGCCCGGCAAAGCTGCATGAAAAGATCATCCTGATGGAAGATGACACCCTTGCGACTTGGACGGATTCCTACAATGAGGGGCAAGTCATGAACCGCTTGATCCAGACGGCCCGGGCGGCCCACGAGACGGGAGATATTGTGGCACGTGACAAGATGATCGCCACTGTGAAAGAGCGCTTGGAGGACTGGCTGACGGCGGAAATCGGCGAAGTGGCATTTCTCTTTTATTATCAGCCAACGTGGACAGCCATGATTGGTTACCCTGCTGGTCATGGGCAGGACAACAACCTCAATGACCACCATTTCCATTGGGGATATTTCATTCATGCGGCTGCTTTCATGGAGCAGTTCGAACCGGGTTGGGCAAGCCAGTGGGGAGGCATGGTGGACCTCCTCGTCAGGGATGCGGCAAGCCCGGATCGCAATGATCCCCTGTTTCCGTTCTTGAGAAGCTTCAGTCCGTTTGCCGGCCATGCCTGGGCGAACGGGTTTGCGACTTTTCCTTTCGGCAACGACCAGGAATCCAGCTCGGAAAGCATGCAGTTTAATTCATCGCTAATCCATTGGGGCGCAGTGACTGGAAACACGGCCATTCGTGATCTCGGCATTTACTTGTACACCACTGAGCAAACCGCCATCGAGGAATACTGGCTGGACATCAACAACCGCACTTTCAAGCCCGGCTACGGCTATTCTCTGGCTTCCCGTATCTGGGGCAACGGATATGATAACCAGACTTTCTGGACAGGCGACATTGCCGCTGCTTACGGGATCGAGCTTTATCCCATCCATGGGGGATCCTTTTATCTCGGAGAGAACACTGCTTATGCGGCAAGTCTCTGGACTGAGATGACACAGAATACCGGCATCCTTCAACAGGCAGCAAACGACAATCTCTGGCATGATATCTACTGGCAGTTTCTTGCCTTCACGGATCCCGCTGCAGCGATTGCTCTCTACGATGCCAACCCCAGCCGGAACCTGAAGTTCGGGGTCTCGGATGCCCAGACCTATTACTGGCTTCATTCCATGAATGCCCTTGGCCAGATTGATTCCAGCGTGACTGCCGATGATCCATTGGCGGTGGTTTTCAATAAAGAGGGAACAAAAACGTATGTAGCGCATAACTACAGCACGAGTCCCAAGACTGTCCAGTTTTCCGATGGAGCCAGCCTTCTGGTTGCGCCAAGCTCCCTTGCAACCAGTGTGGACCTGCCGTTTTCGGGTTCGATCAGCACACCGTTCTCAACGGCGCCCGCGGGGAACACCGTTCCCTTGACCATTACTATTGAGGGGGATGACTCCAGCCTGACATCGGTGGAGTTTTACGACGGTTCAAACTGGATTGGCACGTTGTACGAGGCCCCCTACACACTACAGACTGAAGCACTCAGCTTGGGCAGCCATACTTTTTACGCACGATTGTATGCCGGGACGGAATTCGCGATTACAGGACTGACCACCGTCAAGGTGGGCGATGCATTCCCGTTCACAGGAACGCCTATTCAACTTCCGGGTACATTCGAAGCAGGCGCATATGATCTCTTCGAAGGAGGCGTGGGACAGGGCATCACTTATCAGGATGCATCGGTCGGCAACAATGGGGATTACCGGACGAGTGAGTATGTCGATGCAAGCAGTGACGCAAATGAGGGTGCCGTTGTCGGATGGATCTCCGACGGGGAGTGGTTGGAATACACAGTGGATGTCGCGACAAGCGGGCTTTACTCGATGGATTTTCGCTATGCGAGCGGCAACGATGCGGGCGGAGGTCCGTTGTTTCTGGAACTGGATGGGCGTATTGCCAGCCCGCAAAAAACCGTCCCGACAACCGGGGGCTGGTCGACCTTTGCCACCCAGACCTTGAATAATATAGAACTGCGAGAAGGGATACACGTACTTCGCCTCAATTTTGCCGCCGGGGAATTAAATCTCGGTCGACTGACTTTCACTTACACCGGCCCGCTTGGTTACCAACCTCCCGTCGCCGATGCGGGAATTGACGGCACCGTGGTGATTCCTGCGACCACAGCGACCTTGGATGGATCAGGAAGCACAGCGCCTTCCGGAGGGACATTAAGCTATTTCTGGGAGCAGGTAACCGGTCCAGCGGTTGCGACAATTTCCAGCCCGACGGATCCCATCCCGAGCGTGACCGACATGGTCGCCAACGGCATTTATCGGTTTAAACTCACCATTGATGACGGAGCCAACGAGGATTTTGACGAAGTGGAGATCCTAAGAGGCGACTTGGCTGCGCGGCCACCGACTGTCTCCATCCTGAGTCCGTCATCGGGATCGAACGGGTTGGCTGGCCAGGCTCTGACTATCAATATGGCGGCAAATGACCCGGACGGGGAAGTGGTCCGGGTGGACTTGTTCAACGGGGATACCTGGTTGGGATCACTGACGGAAGCGCCTTATACATTCGAGTGGTATCCTCCTGAGGGTACGCACAGCCTCAGCGCCGAGGTCGTTGACTCGGATAACTTGACCGCGACCTCCAGTACGGTTTCCTTCACCGCCAATCCCCCTCAGCCATGCACAGAGGCTTCAACAAGTGGGAACTTTGCGTATGAATTCAGCTCAACGGGCGAGAGCCATTCGATCACCTTTATTCCGTCGCGCTCAGGCGTGGGCGCCAATATTGTTATTTTCTACTATGGAATCGGTGGAGGCCCGTATCCTGGCTACATTATCTCTCCCAACACACCCTTCTCGCTGAACGTTTCCGACGGTGACACAATCGGGTTCTATTTCACGTATTCGGTTCCGGAGGGTGGTGAAAGAAATTCCATTGATGAAAATGCCTCCTACACGATTGGTACCTGCGGCGTACCGATCGAAACAGATCCTGATATTGCCTTGCTCAACTGGCAAAATGAACATTTTGACCCGGTAGATCTTGCCAATCCAGCTCTGGAGGGATCCCTCTGGGGAGCATTTGCTGATCCGGACAAGGATGGCCTGCTGAACACCTTTGAGTTTATCACGGGTGAGGATCCGCTGGTGGCGAACGAGTACCCTCTCAACTTGCACACGAACCCCGTAACAGGAAAGGTGATGATTCGTTATCCATGGCGGGCGGGCCTTCCCGCAGAGCTTGGCTGGATTTCATGGTCCCACGATCTTGCCACATGGAGCGACAGCGGCACCACCACATCGGCCGTCAACATGAAGGATGGTGTGGAACTGCGAGAAGTCAGTATCGAGGCAATGGATACAAATCCGGACCTGCCGATCTTCATTCGCATGGAAACAACTCCCTAG
- a CDS encoding DUF3300 domain-containing protein, giving the protein MKFYKYPLIVSLLITSLCPILWAQEEEESYFTQPELDQMLAPVALYPDVLLSQVLMAATYPLEVVEASRWSQANEGLEGDEAVRAVEDESWDDSVKSLVGFPELIQLMDRNLSWTRRLGDAFLIQEEQVMETVQNLRSKALETGNLASLEHVRVEETPEQIIIEPARVEVVYVPYYSTRIVYGDWWWPNYPPVYWYGRPAYHSSIGFSWSRGFRVSSSFYFSSCDWSRRSIVIYHDHRGRDRYDFRRVHNRRDHLRDAPRWRHEPVHRKGVYYRSRDLNDRYDRRRYVDSSRKRAHDERIGDLRDRTRRVDITDRVPSREERLKRPVDRPNPSRDERVRTNPRQDQERVGDYRDRRKQVDTSGRVTNRQDRFKRPVERPKPPEVAKKPPRRTPPAAVEKTPPKVTLPPPDTSRSVSRSTVTTPVYRRTDDAPRRVPQNRDRGRRAPITDRDP; this is encoded by the coding sequence ATGAAGTTTTATAAATATCCCCTGATTGTCTCGCTTCTGATCACCTCGCTCTGCCCGATTTTGTGGGCCCAAGAGGAAGAGGAGAGCTATTTCACGCAACCCGAGCTGGACCAGATGCTAGCCCCTGTTGCCCTGTATCCGGATGTGCTCTTGTCGCAGGTCCTGATGGCAGCGACTTATCCCCTCGAAGTGGTCGAAGCTTCGCGTTGGTCGCAAGCCAATGAAGGCCTTGAGGGCGATGAAGCGGTCCGTGCCGTTGAGGATGAGAGTTGGGACGATAGCGTGAAAAGCCTCGTAGGTTTCCCAGAGCTGATCCAGCTGATGGATCGGAACCTGTCCTGGACCCGTCGTTTGGGGGATGCCTTCCTGATCCAGGAGGAGCAGGTCATGGAGACAGTCCAGAATTTGCGTTCGAAGGCCTTGGAAACAGGTAACCTCGCTTCCCTTGAGCACGTCAGGGTAGAGGAAACCCCTGAACAGATCATCATTGAACCGGCCCGTGTGGAGGTCGTGTACGTGCCTTATTACAGCACGCGAATTGTTTACGGTGACTGGTGGTGGCCCAATTATCCGCCTGTTTACTGGTATGGCCGTCCGGCCTACCACAGCAGCATCGGTTTTTCGTGGAGCCGTGGGTTCCGCGTATCCAGCTCATTCTATTTCAGTAGCTGTGACTGGTCACGGCGAAGCATTGTCATTTACCACGACCATCGGGGCCGCGACCGATACGATTTCCGCCGTGTCCATAACAGACGGGATCATCTTCGGGATGCTCCGAGATGGCGGCATGAACCTGTCCACCGCAAGGGCGTATACTATCGCAGTCGTGACTTGAATGACCGGTACGATCGCCGCCGGTACGTGGATTCATCCAGAAAGCGTGCCCACGATGAGAGAATTGGAGACCTTCGGGACCGAACCAGACGGGTCGACATCACCGACCGTGTTCCCAGTCGGGAAGAGCGTCTAAAAAGGCCTGTCGACAGACCAAACCCTTCACGTGATGAGCGCGTCCGCACCAATCCAAGGCAAGATCAGGAGAGGGTCGGGGACTACCGGGACCGACGCAAACAGGTCGATACCTCCGGTCGCGTCACTAATCGGCAAGATCGTTTCAAGCGACCGGTTGAAAGACCCAAGCCACCCGAGGTCGCCAAAAAACCACCCAGAAGGACTCCTCCCGCCGCTGTTGAGAAAACGCCGCCCAAGGTCACTTTGCCACCGCCTGATACCTCACGCTCAGTCTCCCGGTCAACCGTTACCACCCCTGTCTACCGGCGAACTGATGACGCCCCTCGACGGGTTCCCCAGAACCGGGACAGGGGGCGCCGAGCGCCGATTACTGATCGGGATCCGTGA
- a CDS encoding formylglycine-generating enzyme family protein encodes MKYLLILIAGSLFQSQLGASWTRIIHRDDPSGYQWIGTQWAYDAGDGWKYLPHAGIWVHATSGWEENIRWQDSSGWHQVDLQWVFETGTGWMQIEASTGWMHIFDQPDGPPESREFALIPAGSFLMGDSFNEGNWWEWPVHEVEVSTFQMQKTEVTNAQFADVMNWAIAQGDVEVRYFVLWYQDSSKLLQSGQLWKEGHELNWNGSRLMVLPGREDHPCVNVTWFGAMAYCYFLTEMEGLLNQAVDLQDWSMDLSASGYRLPTEAEWEKAARGGLVGKRFPWGDTIDHSKANYRANGERFSYDTSSYTTETWHPDWVGDSSVNPFTCSVTTFPPNGFGLYQMADNVSEWCFDAYASNYYETSPSKDPMGPPAYGVNILRGGTCSSAADICRVTYRFGNQASGTGSNTGFRVVRSE; translated from the coding sequence ATGAAATATCTACTGATCCTGATCGCCGGATCACTGTTTCAAAGTCAACTGGGTGCTTCCTGGACACGAATCATACACCGGGACGATCCCAGCGGCTACCAATGGATCGGGACACAATGGGCCTATGATGCCGGGGATGGCTGGAAGTATCTTCCGCATGCCGGAATCTGGGTTCACGCAACATCAGGATGGGAGGAGAACATCCGCTGGCAGGACTCCTCCGGGTGGCATCAGGTTGACTTGCAGTGGGTCTTTGAAACCGGTACCGGGTGGATGCAGATTGAGGCTTCAACTGGCTGGATGCATATATTTGATCAACCGGACGGACCACCGGAATCAAGGGAGTTCGCCTTGATTCCCGCGGGTAGCTTTCTCATGGGAGATTCTTTTAATGAAGGAAACTGGTGGGAATGGCCGGTTCATGAGGTGGAGGTCTCCACTTTCCAGATGCAGAAGACTGAGGTCACCAACGCCCAGTTTGCCGATGTCATGAACTGGGCCATTGCACAAGGCGATGTCGAAGTCAGGTACTTTGTGCTTTGGTATCAGGACAGCAGCAAACTGCTACAAAGCGGCCAACTCTGGAAGGAAGGGCATGAGCTGAATTGGAATGGCTCACGCCTGATGGTGCTCCCGGGCCGTGAGGATCATCCCTGTGTCAATGTCACTTGGTTCGGGGCGATGGCTTACTGTTATTTCCTAACCGAGATGGAGGGCTTGCTGAATCAGGCGGTTGACCTTCAGGACTGGAGCATGGATCTCTCTGCGTCCGGCTACCGCTTGCCAACCGAGGCCGAGTGGGAAAAAGCAGCCCGCGGGGGACTGGTCGGGAAGCGGTTCCCGTGGGGAGACACGATTGATCACAGCAAGGCAAACTACAGGGCCAACGGGGAGCGATTCAGTTATGACACCAGTTCGTACACTACCGAAACCTGGCATCCGGATTGGGTTGGCGATTCCTCTGTAAATCCCTTCACCTGCTCCGTCACAACCTTTCCTCCCAACGGTTTCGGACTCTATCAAATGGCCGACAACGTGTCAGAGTGGTGCTTTGATGCCTATGCCTCCAACTACTACGAGACATCACCCTCCAAGGATCCGATGGGCCCTCCAGCCTACGGTGTGAATATCCTCCGCGGTGGGACTTGTTCCTCCGCCGCGGACATTTGCCGGGTCACTTATCGATTTGGGAACCAAGCCAGTGGCACTGGAAGTAATACCGGTTTCCGGGTTGTCCGAAGTGAATAA